In Uranotaenia lowii strain MFRU-FL chromosome 2, ASM2978415v1, whole genome shotgun sequence, one genomic interval encodes:
- the LOC129748978 gene encoding uncharacterized protein LOC129748978, which yields MCPANKPYRFRPRTVACENSVGTGCLSSYWSTYSFIRWCNSTSSCILINRYPGIVALPRERRLDEKHMKKVGSFHYPQRLNTIVSAELFKLPDGPVEAPVVPVDAMPMDVKTDLREMWERSLIVDNAEICDGPLHSQYILSRLRAPNSTFCFFPHSKNRIVLLGEDRPRKAIL from the exons ATGTGTCCTGCCAACAAGCCGTATCGTTTTCGTCCGAGGACGGTGGCTTGCGAGAATTCAGTCGGTACTGGATGTCTATCGAGTTATTG GTCAACATATTCCTTCATCCGGTGGTGCAACAGCACATCTTCATGTATCCTGATTAATAGGTATCCCGGAATCGTCGCTTTGCCGCGAGAGAGGCGACTGGATGAAAAACacatgaaaaaagttggaagtTTTCATTACCCGCAG CGGCTGAACACAATTGTTTCCGCAGAACTTTTTAAATTGCCGGATGGTCCAGTTGAAGCCCCAGTTGTACCCGTCGATGCGATGCCGATGGACGTCAAAACTGATCTGCGTGAAATGTGGGAGCGGTCCTTGATCGTCGATAATGCCGAAATCTGTGATGGGCCTCTACATTCTCAGTATATATTATCTCGGCTTCGTGCACCGAACTCCACATTCTGCTTTTTTCCGCATTCAAAAAATCGCATAGTCCTGCTTGGAGAAGATCGACCAAGAAAGGCAATCCTATGA